From the genome of Ziziphus jujuba cultivar Dongzao chromosome 4, ASM3175591v1:
TGAAGCAGAGTGGTTCGaacagatatatataaatatcttattttgccatgaatataatatatatctcaCACTTCGTGTCTGTGCAACAAAGGGGTGTTTCCCAAATTAGGGTAAGAATCCTCCCTCGCCGTTTCCTCTTCTTTTGCTTTTCCCCATATTAGACCATAAAACCCAAGTGACAACATTATTGCTCCAAGGACACTACCAAaaacaagaattaaaaaataaaaacccaaatgaAATATATGCAAAACATACGGTGAaacagaagaaggaaaaaaaataaaaataaaattctaaacacAAACCTTCCAAGGTGGAGACTATCACCAAGAAATACAACTCCCATTGCAGCCGCAATGACAACTGAAAATGGCTTGAAAATGGATACATATACAGGTCCCTTCAAGTGCAGGCCCCACGTGTGAACCACACTGCTGAAGGAAGGACCAAAGAATCCCTTAAAAAACAAACAGATATCTATCAGtatgatattaattttcaaagcTATACTATTGATCAAGCATTGTATATACCTACTAAGTCATTCTAGTTTCTTACTGCAAAAATTATGGTGACCAATGATATATCAAGCCTTAATCTCCAAGCACTAGGGTTCGTTTCTGCTATCAAGCATACTGGTACTGCAATAATTGTTGTGCACAGGATGAATAAGAATACCACAATGAGCTCGGCAGGATATATTTTCATGACCTGGGTCTGCAAAGTGATACGGAACTGGAATTTAGTTTTCCTCAATATTTCTAGGATTGCAAAAATTTAGACATCTGAAAACTCTACAGTTCGTTGAGATTTATTTGTAAAGGATAAAATACCTGTACAATATACCAGCTTGAGAGTAGAAGGTACTGAGAAGCAAATAAGAGGCCACCTATGACCCAATTTGTTTGTGTTGTTCCCAAAGCCAAAGGGCCTTGGTGGAGTTCATTGGATTTTGAAGAAGATATTAATGTAGGGCCTTTGTAGAGAACTGCCACAAAAGCACCTGATATTGATATTACGGTGCCTATGATTTTGGCTTGAGTGCTTGACCTTCTAAAATACAGATTTTCCATCCTTTTCAAGGcatggaaaaaatattaacaacaGAATAggtgaaaaaaaagaattgatagTAAGATCAACAATCAAGAGCTTCAGATATCATTGGcactttcaatttaaaaattacaactttATTAATAGTTTCCATCTTCAGTTTCACCACTTCAATTGAGGACACACCTGGACTTATTTGTATGCATGATAAAAGTAAACAAAGGGTGTATCTTCATCAAAAGCGACACAAAGCATATTAATTACAACGTAAAAATTGTGGATTGTTTTGTTATAATCCTATGACCAAAGAATTCAAAagcataaaacaaacaaatggcAGGATTGGTGATTGGCTACACTTTCCACTTGACCACAGTTGGAGACATTGAATGATGATGCAGGTATATAGAAAAAATTAGCATGCAATGAGGTTGTGCTTGTATACATTACGCAGgtacatgaaaataaaaatggaggaTAAAATTAAGTGtgaaaagtaaaagtaaaatgAAACACCGAGAGGAAGGAGGAAATCAAACCTAAAAACCACGGCCAATATGAAGGTGAATGCCGGGGTGAGGTTGCTGAAAGCTGAAGCAAGAGTTGTTGAACTGTATTTTATACCATTATAACCACACATATCACTTCCAAACCTGTACCCCAATTAAACACAACAATTCATTCAAagtaacaaaagagaaagaggttGTTTAATTAGTCTTGTGGGAGGCGTTCTTTGAGATATCTTTCATACCCAATCACGCCCAGAAGGATAATTCTATAAAGGAGAGAAAACTTGAATGGAGGAAGTCCACTTCTGCATTACTCTcgaatataaaattgaaagagaaaataaatcaGCACATATATAGTTGTCTTGGTTTTAccaatgaaaattaatattgaatgaTCGAAAAATTTGTTTGGTAATGAGAAGGGAGATAAAAGAGACTAGTAATTGTGGTCACCTACGAAAGATAAAGGCAAAAGGGAGGAGAAGAAGAGTGCAGAGAGTATAAGAGTAAAGGATGAAAACAAAGTAGCTCATCCCTTTCAAGGTTGCTGCTTTGAATAAGGTGTTGATGCCCACGCTCAAGCACTCCACTGTAGCCATGGCTGTGAATGGCAAAACCTCCTTGTAGCAATacctccataccatatctctgTGTGTGGATGTGTCtcccaatatataatatatgctacatatatataatgggCAACCGTGATCACACTATAATAAACAGATAGAAAAACCCATCTTTCCTCTCCCctccctttcttcttcttctaccaaATGTTGCAGAAACACCAACCCACTCTTCTCCTTCCtctcaagaaaaagaaaaagaaaaagaaaaagaaaaaaaaaaaaaaaagagagaagaaatcAACAATTAAAGAAACCCATTTGACTAATAAGatggaaaattacaaaagcaaaaCAATTAAGGATTACAGAGATTAAACTACAACCAAAAAACACATAGTGGGAATGAAAATGGGCAAGAAGAATTGGAGAAGAAAACTTTTATTGAATTGATCAAGATTAAATTTTGTATACCCTCAAATGCAAAAGCAATTTCCCTAAAAGCTAATTGACAGTGATCTTCCAAACATTAAACTTATTACTACGAATGTATCATAAACGATTTTTTGAGTAAGCAAGCATACTATTTTTTCAGCAATGGCGGTTCAGAACGTGCTGTTTCTTCAAATCATGCCTCCAGCGGGAGAGCAGAGAAAGAATCGACGCCGGCCGACGGGAGGAAGAAGAGACGACACCAgtgattagttttttttttttgtatagacTTAAAatggaaagagagaaagaaatgaTATTAGACACCAGCGACTTGTATTCTATCAGACACCAGTGATTACTTAGAGACATAGATATTAAAAGGGCATCATCGACTTTTGGATTTTGTATATTAGAAATAgctataatttcttaaaacttcttatatcgaataaaatatttcagACTCTTGACCAAAATACCCTCCTaacttttttatatacatatattattatcttCAGTATTATGGGATAttcggtaaaaaaaaaaaatattataaaaaattaatttttaaaaattagttttttgagatttaatttttaaaggatgggtttttttaggatttttttatagttttttattttttcacattatgaaatttattttttattgaggcttataaatttattcttttaaaattatctaaataagaaaaaaattttactttattagAGAATTTTAAATTCACACTAACTTTACTATTATTCAAACACTCCATTAGTACATAGTAATGTTTGAAAGTATCAAATATTCACTAAATACActtatttatacaaaaaatacttacttttttttatttttttaaaaaaaagaaaacaaaataaagatttacacattcatatttaaattatttttatttgttaactaataaaattataatatattacttattaaatattttagtaaaccATTTCTTGCCTGGATCACTACTACTTATTTATTCGTTCATCATTATAAAACTTTTCTTTAtatatgtttcaatttttttattttatttatttattttttttttgggttgaaataATCAAGATTTTCTTTGAAGTTTGAACTGTGAATTTCTTCATACAAATTCATGTAAATACTAGATAATAGCTTGATGAGGTCACATTTCCAACTCACtccaaacttatttatttattggcatGGGCATATATGGTTTGTCACTTCAtagtagttttttgttttttttttttttgtttttttggataaatatgtACACATTTGAGAATGGAAGATACAGTTGTGTGACGGTTGAAATGCCCAAACCAGTAAGATCATTATGGTACAAAATCTAAATAAGCTGCATCATAAAcgctttatttattattatttttaaacagaaGTTAATCtatataacaaattaatagCAAAAACAAATGACTCCTTATAACTTTGCAAACAGAGGGAACTTCAGAGTATTTAATATTATTGGAGCCACAATCCTCATCtaccatttcttcttctttggccTTTCCCCACATTAGACCATAAAACCACCCAAGTGCCAGTATTATTGCTTCAAGGACACTGCAAAAACAGAGCAACAcacaaaaaagtcaaataaaatgtatttttacaactgaaacatatatatacgaACAAAAACAGTGTGAGTTGTAAATCACAAATCATCACTGAGGAATATGACACCCAAAGCTGTTGCGATCACAACTGAAATTtgcttaaaaattgaaatagacTCAGGACCCTTCAAGTGTAGTCCCATGTATGAACCAAACTGCTGAAGGATGGACAAAAAATTCCCTtataaaaacacacacacaaatattcCATCAGTCTGagataatatataatacatattaagTTGCAAAAGCTCCACTGTCACTGTCActgtgtataatatatatatgtatacctaTATGTATATAGCTCATTTTTATATATCAGGCTTTAGCCACCAAGTATTAAAGTTAGTTTCTGGTAATATAGCACACTGGTTCTATGATAATTGTGGTGCACAGGTAAGTGTGAGAATACAACAAGTAGCTCAGCTGGGTATATTTTCATCACTTGCCATTTGGGTCTGCAATGTGATAAgaaatggaaattaaataattcgcttttttttggttttttttttttttgtttttgtttttcagttttttaagGACTTGGAGAAATTATGTGCAGCAGGGTTTGGGGAATATATTCATGAATTAAGATCCTGTACAAAATACCAGCTTGAAAGACAAATGTACTCATGAAGCAAGCAAAATGTCCTCCTATATCTGATCCAATTTGTTTGTGTTGTTCCCACCAAAGGGTTTTGAAATTGGatatattatactgtatattttcgagattttttttttattacaatcaGATGCTTtcgtatttatatttttataactttatgaagatatttaattgtaattaaaaaaaatctaaaaaatatgcaatgtaatatatatttttaaaatttaatggatgTTGAAAAAGATCAACCTATAACTCCTTTGTAAAGAATTGCCACCAATGCACCTGATATTGATACCAAAGTTCCTATGATTTTGGCTTGACTGCTACTTGAGGCTTCTCAAAcccatattttccatccttaaTTTTCAAGTATCATCAAAAAAATCCATGGtgagggaggaaaaaaaaaaaaaaatttaagaatatcAACAGTTATATGATCAAGAGCcatattctttattttcaacACTTTGACTATAGGGTACATTACCAGGATTAATGGACTTGatcttattttctttatgtGCATTTTAAAAACGTAATTAACAAAGGGGTTAATCTTCATCACAGGCCATACCAGCTAAtcatattataatattgtatattaCAATTACGTGGAAACTTTGGTTTGCTTTATTAAAttgttatcttttatttattttattttttggggtaaattattaaattgttatcATAATAAAACCAAAGAATTAAAAGCCATAAAACTAACATGGTAACATATGAAAGACTAGATGTACTCCATATGATGTTTTTGCAACCGGCACTAATGGACAAGTATATTATCCCCATTTctatcattaaaaattaaaatgtaactTATTCCAGCTACCCGcccaagaaaatataaatatatacctcATTATCTAAGAAAAGTTTGAGTTTGGGAGACAATAaacatatatagattatattttTGTGGAACATGATAGCATGTCtgcctatataaatatatatatatatatatatatattaattataaagaaTATTGGCATTGTAACTCATTgaactatattattatttgcaattagagtcctaatttttctttttttggtcgaAATCATCACCCAACTCATGGAACAGTGCATGGTGTGCTGTCTgtccttttttcattttctctttatattcTAACAGAGAAATCTTTCTTTTGCTGAAATTCTAACAGAGAAATCTCACATGAAACAATTGGGACCTTAAAATAAAGGGTAGGTTATTCCCAATATGAGATATATAAGTGTTTCCTTGATCATCACAAATAATCCGCTGTTGATGacttatttttacatatatttatatctctTAAGCTATGTCTACATTacattcaaagagaaaaaaaaaagaaaaagaaaaagaaaaaaaagctatGTTACTTTACAACAAAGGGGTTTTCCCCATATTATCTTCATGtatcatttcttcttcttttgcttttccCCATATTAGACCATAAAACCCAACTGACATTGTTATTGCTCCAAGAACACTACAAAACACGAACAGAGAGAggcaaaatgatatatatatatatatatatatatataatcagacgTAGCCATGATTCAACATCAAAGGTGGCttctgtaaaatttttttagcaaacaatatcaaatttattaatggaaaaagtaaaaatatacgtagttttcccccccccccccccctttaattttgaaataaataaaatattactaaaacTAAACCATGCAAGAACTATCCTTTTGCAATGTAGGAAGTAGCAAATGAGGCACTTCCTCCATCCAAAATTCAGCCTTATATAATGATAAAGCATGCCGTGCAAGCAGATGAGCTGCACAATTAGCTTCTCTATGaaagaaagaacaagaaaattttgaaattatatgaaTACATTCATAGCACAAAAAGAGCCACAAAGGGGTATTACAAAGAAGCTATAGCATCAGCTTCATGAGCTTTACCTTTCAATATACGTATAATCACTATACTACAGTAACAAAATACATATAGAGAGTCCCCTTActcccttatatatatatatatatattatagaactgaaaaaaaaaaaaaaagcaatgcaAATACAAAAAAGTTTAATCATGAATCGTGTCAAGGAccaaaattgaataattttacaatattttattttaaatataagatTATAAAACAATCATGAATAAATTATCtattctttataaattatttctcaaacaaatatttttcttaaaaaaaaaaatcacccagGTCCAAactttttctatgtttttagATGTTCattccttttttcctcttctctttctctctgctaTCTTccttcattcatttatttatttttttaatttctttttctgtctTTTCTTCTGGCGATACgaatctttttaatatttaataaattattgttttagatCTTAATTCATATACTAATAcgattttttctttaaaaaaaaaaaaaagttgggttGGATGGTCTTGAGCACATCTTAGCCCCTAACTGTTGATACGTCTCTTTTCTATgtaaaaacaagaagaagaagaagaagaagaagaaggggccATGAGAGTGTTTATATATACCTTCCAAGATGGAGATCATCACCCAGGAACATGACACCCAAAACAGCTGCAACAACAACTGAAAATGGCTTGAAAATAGATATATAAACAGGGCCCTTCAAGTACAGACCCCATGTGTGAACCAAAGTACTGAAGGATGGACCAAAGAATCCCTAATGACACACAAAGTAGAGTGCATTAATTTTGAAAGCCTAATACTATGTTTGCAggctatatatatttctattgtTAGTAAATTTCTTACTGAGAAAATTATGGTGACCAATGATATATCAGGCCCTAGTCTCCATGCACTAGAGTTGGTTTCTGCCAAAATGCATATTGGTGCTGCGATAATTGTTGTACACAGTAGGTATACGAGTGTCACACTTAGCTCATCTGGGTATATTTTTATCACCTGGGTCTGGAACATAACAAGGAATATTTAAGTATTGGGAATTTAGTTTTAAGTATTGGGAATTTAGTTTTCTTCAACATTTCAATAATTTAGATATTAATCTTCTAGGATAAGATTAAgtctataaattaatatatacctGAATGATATACCAGATTGAGAGAAGAAAGTACTCAGCAGAAAGTAAGAGGCCACCTATTATCCAATTTGTCTGTGCTGTAGCCAAAGCCAACGGGTACTGATGAGGTTTATTGGATGGTACTGGAGATGAAGAAGATAGCAATGTTGGGCCCTTGTAGAGTAGTGCCACCAATGCACCTGAAATTGATACTACAGTGCCAATGATTTTGGCATGACTGCTTGTTCTTCTCAAACCCACATTTTCCATCCTTTTCTTGGCATCAGAAAAGTTTATTAgaagaaagggaaaagaaaagttGATTCTATTACACAGGTTTTATTTTAGTGTGACATATATTTCTTGGGCATGAAACcaaaacacatatattaaaaaaatacaaaataaaaacccagaAAAATGAACAAATGAAAGACAATAAGTAAggcttttttttccctcttccaaaaaaaaaaaaaaaaaaaaaaaaaaaaaacagtatccCATTCCCATCTTCTAGCTAATAGCTATAGCTAGCAAGTAGTGACATTGGTCAACACCATAAACCataattcattgaaaatattttcttattccAGCTAACCACATTTTATATATTGTACTTCACTATCAAGAAAAGTCATATTGGATATCATATACGAAAAAGAAAAGTCACATATTgggaaaatgaaataaagaaatgcATGAAAAACCAAAGGCAGAATATTTTGCTGATCACGATAGCAGATCTTgtccatattaattaattataaaaatttgttgGTTCATGCTTGTGGCTATACTAATCTTGTTCCACTATTCTTATCAAAATGATGATGACATTAGCAATGTATAAGGATATGTCGTGGGGTGCGTACAGGGACATAAAAAGGAGGTAAGAagttaaatgaaaaatgaaaataaaaaacaaagaagaaaaactgAGATTCAGATATGAGAGAGTAAGAGGGAAATGATTTACCTGAGAATGATGGCTAGTACAAAAGTGAAGGCCGGGGTAAGGTTGCTCAAAGCTGAAGCCAGAGTAGGCGAACTGTATTCTATACCTTTATATGCACATATGTTGGCTGAAAACCTGCCTCATTCATTCCCAGTTTAACATAACATTTATAACcatttatttatatctttttttttttttttgggccactttttctttaattaaattttaaaaattaatatgttttcATACCCAATGAGTCCGAGGATGAAAATTCTGTAGAGGATCGAGACTTTGAATGATGAAAGATCCATTCTGTATTACTctcaaacatatataaatttgcatgacaaaatatgaaaaaaaaaaaaaaaagggaaaaaattgtTTGGAAATGAGAAGGAGATTAAGAGAGTAGTAGATAATTATAATCAAGTAAGTACCTGCGAAAGATGAAAGGAAGAGGGAGAAGAATAAGAGAGCCAAGAGCATAAGAATAGAGGATGAACACAAGGTAGCTCATCCCTTTCAAAGTGGCTGCTTTGAATAAGGTGTTTAAGCCCACGTTGGTGCACTCTACTGCTGCCATGGCTGCGAATGGCACAACCTCCCCATAGCAGCATCTCCTCCATACCATTATCTctgatttctctctctctctctctctctctctctctctctaataatCTTTCCGTTCTGTTTATAGATTATTTACAGAGAGTAAATTGATTTGAAATGATTAACTCACTattcttttctttaataaataaaggatTAGCTTATTATTATATTGCACATCCTTccattttaatgttttataaaGTCCTAGAGCGAGGCTACAGTGACATGATAAAGTTggtgtagttgttatttatatatacataacttGGTGCGTggctttattcttttatttatttatttatttgacaaTGTTAtctatttcccttttttttttttttggtgacaataatgtaatatatttctcaaattaaaaaaaaaaatgtcatacaTTTCTGCTTCAGCAGTCGTATTGCTTCTTCTGTGCATGTCCTGTCGAatatgtcttcttcttcttcattttttttttttttttttttttttggtttcctcAAATAAGAAAGGAAAGGCTCATCTCACATTTTGAAGAGACCATGTTGAACACACTAACAACTGCATGTATTTGTGGTTTGGGCTTACTTGCTAGTTGGGCCCCAACCTCTACGTCCCAAAAATGATCGCTGACTTGGGCCAATTTGAAAATGCATTTTCTGTAAAACATGTTTCTATAGAGGCGTTTTTCCCACCCAAGACCTGAAGAAAaacacttttgtttttttcaattgaactgAAGAAAGAAAACACTGTGCATATGCCAAATTCACATGCCGAATTGAAAAATTACGTTCGACAAACTCATGCTTATCCTTTTCCTAAACTGCATtaagcatgtatatatatatatatatataaatatagattagGGACTGCCTAGAGAAGCTTAGTATAACATCCATCAATTGGTCATATTTTAGCagctttattgttttaaaattacttGGAGAGAACCTAACTTTGAGTCTTAATTCATGATCATTCTTATAAATaggaggaaaaaagaagaagataattttactttttgtgcCTGATTAGTGTACATGTGAACAGAGTCGCCCTCCACTCTGAAATTGGAAAGTTTTTTTGACATGTACTAATATAGGCACTGAACAATCTTGTTCTAATATACTccatatttaatttacaattctTCAGCTTTGAAGCACTGCAGCAGCAAGCAAAGGTGCCTTGGCATCAGATGAGGGCTCCAACCCACCATCCACatccatttcttcttcttttgcttttccCCATATTACACCATAAAACCCAATTGATATTATCATTGCTCCAACAATACTGCAGAAATTAGCAAGGAAAGCAATGGCAGATATGAATGGACTTAAAATGGATAAAGAAGCAAATAGTTAATGATGATGCTTATTTGTTCGATTTTTTAAACACCAAACAATGTGTGAAATAGAGCTCTCTACATACCTCCCAAGATAGAGAGCATCCCCAAGGAATATGACACCCATAACAGCTGCAATGGCAATTGACAATGGTCTGAAGCTTGAAATATAGACAGGCCCTTTCAAGTGTAGCCCCCATGTATGAACAAAGCTAATGAATGATGAACCAAAAATCCCCTATACAAAGAGAAATCCAACCCTTAGTCCACTGACCAAAACTCAGCTGTATCAAGTGCTTTTTAGGATTTAATTACCAATTTCTTACCACAAGTACAGTAGCAATAATAGCTATAACAGGTTTCAATATCCAAGCGTTCATGTTTCTTTCTGCTATAAAGCATACTGGTGCTGATATAATTGTTGCCCAAAAGTTGCACCACAATACCACTATCAACTCTTCTGGGTATTCTTTCATGACTTGGCTCTGTAGATTTCTAAAAGATTCCAATTTAGTTCTCCTGATGAAATTCCTTTTAGGAGTTTTCATAATTGGGGAGCACTGAAAGGGAATACCTGAACAATGTACCAGACAGAAAGCAAAATGTACTCAGCAGTGAGTAGAAGACCCCCTATAACCCAATTTGTTTCTGATGTTCTGGAATGGGATTCAAGTTGAAAGGAAGGTGACGGAGAGAAAGTGGAAAATACTACAGGGCCATTGTAGAGAAGCACTACCAATGCTCCTGATATTGAAATTATGGTTCCCATTATTTTAGCCTGGGTACTTGACCTTCTTATTGATAGCTTTTCCATCCTTTTTTAGGCACCCAGAGGAtgttacaaggaaaaaaaatgataataataataaataaataaataaataaataaggaagaagaagaagaagaagaaaaaaagaaaaaaagacaaagaaaaaagtGAGAAGTATGGTATCCAATTAGAAATATTCCACATATATCCTATGATAAAGTGATTATACCAGTGTACAGTTCAACATTGGAGCAGGAGGAAAAGCAATTTTTGGAAATTGCTCATCAATCAAGTCTAGTTGCTCAGTTCATATGAAAGGTTTAGAACAGAAAACTCAATAAAATACCAAGGACAATAGGAAAAACCTGAAAATTACAGCAAGTATGAAGGTAAATGCTGGAACAAGATTGCTCAAGGCTGAAGCAAGAGTTGGAGAACTATATCCTATTCCGCTGTACCCACATAGTTGAGATAAGAACCTGGTCTCCAAGCATAGATTAAGATATGATTGTATATACCGATTTCTACGTTAGTgtcctttttttaaaactttcttCAAACcggaaataacaaaataacttTCTGTGTGAAACAAATTTTCTTACCAAATCAATCCAAGGAGGAAAAATTTATAGAGGAGAGACAATTTGAATAAAGGTAGGTCTGTTCTTCTGCAAAGCTCAAACATTATTGGTTtctgttagaaaaaaaaaaaaaaaaaaaaatctaggatGCTTGATAAAATGACAGTGATTAAGAGAGGGATTACCTGCCAAAGATGAGAGGCAGAGGGAGGAGAACTAGAGTGGCAATAGCATATGAGTACACCATAAACACATAGTAGCTCATCCCAACCAAACTAGCCGCTTTGAATATGGTTTTCAGGCCAACTGTGATGCACTCTACTGCTATCATGGCTGCGAATGGCAGAATATCTTTGTAAAATTTCCATCCCATCCCTCCGtttctatctttctctctctctctctctctccccctctggTCTATGTAATATgataatatctatataatattaaatgcatatgtttttatttatataaatatatatcacatCAGTTTTTTGGTTACTGAATCATAAA
Proteins encoded in this window:
- the LOC107415386 gene encoding WAT1-related protein At5g40240-like isoform X1; translated protein: MVWRYCYKEVLPFTAMATVECLSVGINTLFKAATLKGMSYFVFILYSYTLCTLLLLPFAFIFRRSGLPPFKFSLLYRIILLGVIGFGSDMCGYNGIKYSSTTLASAFSNLTPAFTFILAVVFRMENLYFRRSSTQAKIIGTVISISGAFVAVLYKGPTLISSSKSNELHQGPLALGTTQTNWVIGGLLFASQYLLLSSWYIVQTQVMKIYPAELIVVFLFILCTTIIAVPVCLIAETNPSAWRLRLDISLVTIIFAGFFGPSFSSVVHTWGLHLKGPVYVSIFKPFSVVIAAAMGVVFLGDSLHLGSVLGAIMLSLGFYGLIWGKAKEEETAREDSYPNLGNTPLLHRHEV
- the LOC107415386 gene encoding WAT1-related protein At5g40240-like isoform X2; protein product: MEVLLQGGFAIHSHGYSGVLERGHQHLIQSSNLERDELLCFHPLLLYSLHSSSPPFCLYLSSGLPPFKFSLLYRIILLGVIGFGSDMCGYNGIKYSSTTLASAFSNLTPAFTFILAVVFRMENLYFRRSSTQAKIIGTVISISGAFVAVLYKGPTLISSSKSNELHQGPLALGTTQTNWVIGGLLFASQYLLLSSWYIVQTQVMKIYPAELIVVFLFILCTTIIAVPVCLIAETNPSAWRLRLDISLVTIIFAGFFGPSFSSVVHTWGLHLKGPVYVSIFKPFSVVIAAAMGVVFLGDSLHLGSVLGAIMLSLGFYGLIWGKAKEEETAREDSYPNLGNTPLLHRHEV
- the LOC107415386 gene encoding WAT1-related protein At5g40240-like isoform X4 translates to MEVLLQGGFAIHSHGYSGVLERGHQHLIQSSNLERDELLCFHPLLLYSLHSSSPPFCLYLSFGSDMCGYNGIKYSSTTLASAFSNLTPAFTFILAVVFRMENLYFRRSSTQAKIIGTVISISGAFVAVLYKGPTLISSSKSNELHQGPLALGTTQTNWVIGGLLFASQYLLLSSWYIVQTQVMKIYPAELIVVFLFILCTTIIAVPVCLIAETNPSAWRLRLDISLVTIIFAGFFGPSFSSVVHTWGLHLKGPVYVSIFKPFSVVIAAAMGVVFLGDSLHLGSVLGAIMLSLGFYGLIWGKAKEEETAREDSYPNLGNTPLLHRHEV
- the LOC107415386 gene encoding WAT1-related protein At5g40240-like isoform X3 produces the protein MVWRYCYKEVLPFTAMATVECLSVGINTLFKAATLKGMSYFVFILYSYTLCTLLLLPFAFIFRRFGSDMCGYNGIKYSSTTLASAFSNLTPAFTFILAVVFRMENLYFRRSSTQAKIIGTVISISGAFVAVLYKGPTLISSSKSNELHQGPLALGTTQTNWVIGGLLFASQYLLLSSWYIVQTQVMKIYPAELIVVFLFILCTTIIAVPVCLIAETNPSAWRLRLDISLVTIIFAGFFGPSFSSVVHTWGLHLKGPVYVSIFKPFSVVIAAAMGVVFLGDSLHLGSVLGAIMLSLGFYGLIWGKAKEEETAREDSYPNLGNTPLLHRHEV
- the LOC107415417 gene encoding WAT1-related protein At5g40240-like isoform X1; protein product: MVWRRCCYGEVVPFAAMAAVECTNVGLNTLFKAATLKGMSYLVFILYSYALGSLILLPLPFIFRRMDLSSFKVSILYRIFILGLIGFSANICAYKGIEYSSPTLASALSNLTPAFTFVLAIILRMENVGLRRTSSHAKIIGTVVSISGALVALLYKGPTLLSSSSPVPSNKPHQYPLALATAQTNWIIGGLLLSAEYFLLSIWYIIQTQVIKIYPDELSVTLVYLLCTTIIAAPICILAETNSSAWRLGPDISLVTIIFSGFFGPSFSTLVHTWGLYLKGPVYISIFKPFSVVVAAVLGVMFLGDDLHLGSVLGAITMSVGFYGLIWGKAKEEEMIHEDNMGKTPLL
- the LOC107415417 gene encoding WAT1-related protein At5g40240-like isoform X2, with the protein product MVWRRCCYGEVVPFAAMAAVECTNVGLNTLFKAATLKGMSYLVFILYSYALGSLILLPLPFIFRRMDLSSFKVSILYRIFILGLIGFSANICAYKGIEYSSPTLASALSNLTPAFTFVLAIILRMENVGLRRTSSHAKIIGTVVSISGALVALLYKGPTLLSSSSPVPSNKPHQYPLALATAQTNWIIGGLLLSAEYFLLSIWYIIQTQVIKIYPDELSVTLVYLLCTTIIAAPICILAETNSSAWRLGPDISLVTIIFSLFWVSCSWVMISILEVFLEQ
- the LOC107415335 gene encoding WAT1-related protein At5g40240 translates to MGWKFYKDILPFAAMIAVECITVGLKTIFKAASLVGMSYYVFMVYSYAIATLVLLPLPLIFGRRTDLPLFKLSLLYKFFLLGLIWFLSQLCGYSGIGYSSPTLASALSNLVPAFTFILAVIFRMEKLSIRRSSTQAKIMGTIISISGALVVLLYNGPVVFSTFSPSPSFQLESHSRTSETNWVIGGLLLTAEYILLSVWYIVQSQVMKEYPEELIVVLWCNFWATIISAPVCFIAERNMNAWILKPVIAIIATVLVGIFGSSFISFVHTWGLHLKGPVYISSFRPLSIAIAAVMGVIFLGDALYLGSIVGAMIISIGFYGVIWGKAKEEEMDVDGGLEPSSDAKAPLLAAAVLQS